A single region of the Geobacillus subterraneus genome encodes:
- a CDS encoding sporulation histidine kinase inhibitor Sda — protein MKHLSDELLIESYFKAKELNLSPEFIELIEKEILRRSLAHKIKLSS, from the coding sequence ATGAAACATTTGTCTGATGAGCTGTTGATCGAATCGTACTTTAAGGCGAAAGAACTCAATTTAAGCCCGGAATTCATCGAACTGATCGAAAAGGAAATCCTGCGTCGGTCATTGGCCCATAAAATCAAATTGTCATCATAA
- a CDS encoding YqeG family HAD IIIA-type phosphatase, with product MLHYFLPSQFAKRVIDITPDELKEKGVRGIITDLDNTLVEWDRPGATPELAAWFEAIKQAGIKVVIVSNNNKRRVQSFAEPLGIPFIFEARKPLTRAFLQALAMMGLKKEEVVVIGDQLLTDVLGGNRLGLNTILVVPIAQTDGLWTRFNRKIERKILHAMRKKGMIYWEE from the coding sequence ATGCTTCATTATTTTTTACCAAGCCAGTTTGCAAAGCGCGTCATTGACATTACACCGGATGAGCTGAAGGAAAAAGGGGTGAGAGGGATCATCACCGATCTTGACAATACGCTCGTCGAGTGGGACAGGCCAGGCGCGACCCCGGAACTGGCAGCCTGGTTTGAGGCGATCAAGCAGGCGGGCATTAAGGTCGTCATCGTATCGAATAATAATAAACGACGCGTGCAGTCGTTTGCCGAACCGCTCGGCATCCCGTTCATTTTTGAAGCGCGCAAACCGCTGACGCGCGCGTTTTTGCAGGCGTTGGCGATGATGGGGCTGAAAAAGGAGGAGGTCGTCGTCATCGGCGACCAGTTGCTGACTGATGTGCTCGGCGGCAACCGCCTCGGATTAAATACGATTTTAGTCGTCCCAATCGCTCAGACGGACGGGTTATGGACACGCTTTAACCGGAAAATAGAGCGGAAAATTTTACATGCCATGCGGAAAAAAGGGATGATTTACTGGGAGGAATGA
- the yqeH gene encoding ribosome biogenesis GTPase YqeH, with amino-acid sequence MEPQLRCIGCGAAIQVEDPKKAGYAPKSVLEKEAEEIICQRCFRLKHYNEVQDVPLDDHDFLQMLHRIGESKALVVYIVDIFDFNGSWIPGLPRFAADNPILLVGNKADLLPRSVNYPKLLQWMRRMAEELGLRPIDVRLASAAKGIGMAGVIEAIDRYREDGDVYVVGCTNVGKSTFINRIIEEATGKGNVITTSYFPGTTLDMIEIPLEGGASLYDTPGIINHHQMAHFVDARDLKIITPKREIHPRVYQLNEGQTLFFGGLARLDYVKGGRRPFVCYVANDLTIHRTKREKADSLYANQLGNLLAPPSKRYADEFPPLVPRTLSVKERKTDIVFSGLGWVTCNDPGAQLVVHAPKGVDVFIRQSLI; translated from the coding sequence GTGGAGCCACAACTGCGTTGCATCGGCTGCGGGGCGGCCATCCAAGTTGAAGACCCAAAAAAGGCGGGGTATGCGCCGAAAAGCGTGCTTGAAAAAGAGGCGGAAGAAATCATTTGCCAACGTTGCTTTCGCCTAAAACATTATAACGAAGTGCAAGATGTGCCGCTTGATGATCACGATTTTTTGCAGATGCTGCACCGCATCGGGGAATCGAAGGCGCTTGTTGTTTACATCGTCGATATTTTCGATTTCAACGGCAGCTGGATTCCCGGTTTGCCGCGGTTTGCGGCGGACAATCCGATTTTGCTTGTCGGCAATAAGGCTGATTTGCTGCCGAGGTCGGTGAACTATCCGAAGCTGTTGCAATGGATGCGCCGCATGGCGGAGGAGCTCGGGCTGCGGCCGATTGATGTTCGTCTCGCCAGTGCGGCGAAAGGGATTGGCATGGCGGGCGTCATCGAGGCGATCGACCGCTATCGCGAAGACGGGGACGTCTATGTCGTCGGCTGCACGAACGTTGGCAAGTCGACGTTCATTAATCGGATCATTGAAGAGGCGACCGGCAAAGGGAATGTCATTACAACATCGTATTTCCCGGGGACGACACTTGATATGATCGAAATTCCGCTTGAGGGCGGAGCGTCGCTGTATGACACGCCGGGTATTATCAACCATCACCAAATGGCGCATTTCGTCGATGCGCGCGATTTAAAAATCATTACGCCGAAGCGGGAAATCCATCCGCGCGTGTATCAGCTCAATGAAGGGCAAACGCTCTTTTTCGGCGGCTTGGCCCGCCTTGATTACGTCAAAGGCGGGCGCCGCCCGTTTGTCTGTTACGTCGCCAACGACTTAACGATTCACCGGACAAAGCGGGAAAAAGCGGATTCGCTTTATGCCAACCAACTCGGCAACTTGCTCGCCCCGCCAAGCAAACGCTACGCGGATGAGTTTCCGCCGCTTGTGCCGCGCACGTTGTCGGTCAAGGAGCGAAAAACGGATATCGTCTTTTCCGGGCTCGGCTGGGTGACGTGCAACGACCCGGGCGCTCAGCTCGTTGTTCACGCCCCGAAAGGGGTCGATGTGTTTATTCGCCAGTCGTTGATTTAA
- the aroE gene encoding shikimate dehydrogenase: MENVYGLLGFPVEHSLSPLMHNDAFAYFGISARYHLFSVKPEQVGEAIAGVRALGIAGVNVTIPHKMAVIPFLDEVDEHARRIGAVNTIVNDNGRLVGYNTDGPGYVKALEEEMDVHLDGKRILLIGAGGGARGIYFSLLSTAAARIDITNRTTEKAARLVREGEDGRSAFFPLAEAEKRLAEYDIIINTTSAGMHPRVNEQPLSLERLRPGTVVSDIIYNPFETKWLKEAKARGARGQNGVGMLVYQGALAFEKWTGQWPDVNRMKQLVIDQLRR, encoded by the coding sequence ATGGAAAACGTATACGGTTTGCTTGGCTTTCCGGTCGAGCACTCGCTGTCGCCGCTCATGCATAACGACGCGTTCGCCTATTTCGGCATTTCGGCGCGCTACCATTTGTTTTCCGTCAAACCGGAGCAAGTCGGCGAAGCGATCGCCGGCGTGCGGGCGCTCGGCATCGCCGGGGTGAATGTGACGATTCCGCATAAAATGGCGGTCATTCCATTTTTGGATGAAGTGGATGAACACGCGCGCCGCATCGGAGCGGTCAACACGATCGTCAATGACAACGGACGGCTCGTCGGCTACAATACGGACGGACCTGGCTACGTTAAGGCGCTCGAGGAGGAAATGGATGTCCATCTTGACGGCAAGCGGATTTTGCTGATCGGCGCCGGCGGCGGGGCGCGCGGCATTTATTTTTCGCTGCTTTCGACCGCGGCCGCGCGCATTGATATCACCAACCGGACGACCGAAAAAGCGGCGCGGCTCGTCCGTGAAGGGGAGGATGGCCGCTCGGCCTTTTTCCCGCTTGCCGAGGCCGAGAAACGGCTGGCCGAATATGATATTATTATCAACACGACTTCGGCCGGCATGCATCCGCGTGTCAACGAACAGCCGCTTTCCCTTGAACGGCTGCGGCCGGGAACGGTCGTGTCCGATATTATTTACAATCCGTTCGAAACAAAATGGCTGAAGGAAGCGAAAGCACGCGGCGCCCGCGGGCAAAACGGCGTCGGCATGCTCGTGTACCAAGGGGCGCTCGCCTTTGAAAAATGGACCGGTCAATGGCCGGATGTCAACCGGATGAAACAGCTTGTCATCGATCAGTTGAGGAGGTAA
- the yhbY gene encoding ribosome assembly RNA-binding protein YhbY → MLTGKQKRFLRAQAHHLKPIFQVGKGGVTEAMTEQIAAALEARELLKVSVLQNCEEDRHIVAEQLAEGTGAELVQVIGNTIVLYKESKEHKQIVLPD, encoded by the coding sequence ATGTTAACGGGAAAACAAAAACGGTTTTTGCGGGCGCAAGCCCACCATTTAAAGCCGATTTTTCAAGTCGGCAAAGGCGGCGTGACGGAGGCGATGACCGAACAAATCGCGGCGGCGCTCGAAGCGCGTGAACTGCTGAAGGTGAGCGTCTTGCAAAACTGTGAAGAGGACCGCCACATTGTCGCCGAACAGCTTGCCGAAGGGACGGGGGCCGAGCTCGTGCAAGTGATCGGCAATACGATCGTCTTATATAAGGAGTCGAAAGAACATAAACAAATCGTTTTGCCTGACTGA
- a CDS encoding nicotinate-nucleotide adenylyltransferase, which yields MGKIGIFGGTFDPPHYGHLIMANEVLDALRLSQIWFLPNRIPPHKQHEQVTRSEDRLRMLELAVAGHPRFHIETIELEREGPSYTYDTIRQLTAVHPDDEFYFIIGADMVEYLPNWHRIEELIELVTFVGVKRPGFSMKTPYPVIEVEAPQFAVSSSLIRERVKSGQTIRYLVPEDVRLYIEEKGLYGARTSVADCERAADGASLRAYAWRCRDGR from the coding sequence ATGGGAAAAATCGGGATTTTCGGCGGCACGTTTGATCCGCCGCATTACGGCCATTTAATAATGGCCAATGAAGTGCTTGACGCCCTTCGGTTGTCACAAATTTGGTTTCTGCCAAACCGCATTCCTCCCCATAAGCAGCACGAGCAGGTGACAAGAAGCGAGGACCGGCTGCGCATGCTCGAGCTGGCGGTGGCCGGCCATCCACGCTTTCATATTGAGACGATCGAACTCGAACGGGAAGGGCCTTCCTACACGTACGACACGATCCGACAGCTTACGGCGGTGCATCCGGACGACGAATTTTACTTTATCATCGGCGCTGATATGGTCGAATACTTGCCAAATTGGCATCGCATTGAAGAGCTGATCGAGCTCGTGACGTTTGTCGGGGTCAAGCGTCCAGGGTTTTCGATGAAAACGCCATATCCGGTCATCGAGGTGGAAGCGCCGCAGTTTGCCGTATCGTCGTCGCTCATTCGCGAGCGGGTGAAAAGCGGACAAACGATCCGCTATTTAGTGCCGGAAGACGTCAGACTTTATATTGAGGAGAAGGGGTTATATGGAGCGAGAACAAGCGTTGCAGATTGTGAAAGAGCAGCTGACGGAGCATCGCTACGAGCATACGCTTGGCGTTGTCGAGACGGCCGTTAA
- the yqeK gene encoding bis(5'-nucleosyl)-tetraphosphatase (symmetrical) YqeK, with translation MEREQALQIVKEQLTEHRYEHTLGVVETAVKLAKRYGADVKKAELAAIFHDYAKFRPVEEMKQLILAQNMPNDLLAYNSELWHAPVGAYLVQTEAGIDDPDVLDAIRYHTSGRAGMTLLEKIIYLADYIEPGRRFPGVDDVRRLAEEDLNRALLQAVKNTIAFLLEKRQLIYPDTIHAYNSLVREVKGE, from the coding sequence ATGGAGCGAGAACAAGCGTTGCAGATTGTGAAAGAGCAGCTGACGGAGCATCGCTACGAGCATACGCTTGGCGTTGTCGAGACGGCCGTTAAGCTGGCGAAACGGTACGGGGCTGACGTGAAAAAAGCGGAATTGGCGGCCATTTTTCATGACTATGCGAAATTCCGCCCGGTCGAAGAAATGAAACAACTCATTTTAGCACAAAATATGCCCAACGATTTGCTCGCGTACAACAGCGAATTGTGGCATGCGCCCGTCGGCGCCTACCTAGTGCAAACGGAAGCCGGCATTGACGATCCGGACGTGCTCGATGCCATCCGTTACCATACGTCTGGCCGCGCTGGCATGACGCTGCTGGAGAAAATCATTTATTTGGCCGATTACATCGAGCCAGGGCGGCGCTTCCCCGGCGTTGATGACGTGCGGCGCCTGGCGGAAGAAGATCTCAACCGGGCGCTTTTGCAGGCGGTGAAAAACACGATCGCCTTTTTGCTAGAGAAGCGCCAGCTCATTTATCCGGATACGATTCATGCGTACAATTCACTCGTGCGCGAAGTGAAGGGGGAATGA
- the rsfS gene encoding ribosome silencing factor, translating to MTEQEALQLVVRAADEKKAENIVVLNMKGISLVADYFVICHGNSDKQVQAIAREIQDQAAEHGLPVKRIEGFQEAKWVLVDLGDIVAHVFAKEEREYYNLERLWGDAPAEDVAAVLQP from the coding sequence GTGACTGAACAAGAAGCATTGCAGCTTGTCGTCCGCGCGGCGGATGAAAAAAAAGCGGAAAATATCGTCGTCTTGAACATGAAAGGCATTTCACTCGTCGCCGATTATTTTGTCATTTGCCATGGCAACTCAGACAAGCAAGTGCAGGCGATCGCCCGCGAAATCCAAGACCAAGCGGCAGAACACGGCTTACCAGTGAAACGGATCGAAGGATTCCAAGAGGCGAAATGGGTGCTTGTCGATTTGGGTGACATCGTCGCTCACGTGTTTGCCAAAGAGGAGCGTGAGTATTACAACCTCGAGCGGCTTTGGGGGGACGCCCCGGCGGAAGACGTCGCGGCCGTGTTGCAGCCATGA
- a CDS encoding class I SAM-dependent DNA methyltransferase has translation MTYARFADWYDALMAEAPYDKWRSFVERAFNRYAQRPGRQVIDIGCGTGELAIRLAKAGWQVSGVDLSEHMLAIAQEKAEEAGVHVPFFEQNMAELDGFFDLDGAFIFCDALNYLTDEEDVQNTFAAVSRALGAGGLLLFDVHSVYKMDVLFRDAVFADQGEDISYIWTCHLLDWPHSVGHELTFFVRRGNRYERFDEWHEQRTFERAVYEQWLADAGFEVLEVTADFTDAPPTETAERLFFAARKR, from the coding sequence ATGACCTATGCCCGCTTTGCCGATTGGTATGACGCGCTGATGGCCGAGGCGCCGTATGACAAGTGGCGGTCGTTTGTGGAACGAGCCTTTAACCGATATGCCCAACGGCCTGGCCGACAGGTAATCGACATCGGCTGCGGGACAGGGGAGCTTGCCATCCGCCTCGCCAAGGCCGGATGGCAAGTATCCGGCGTTGACTTGTCCGAGCATATGCTTGCCATCGCTCAGGAGAAAGCGGAGGAAGCCGGCGTTCATGTGCCGTTTTTTGAACAAAACATGGCCGAACTCGACGGGTTTTTCGATCTTGACGGCGCCTTTATTTTTTGCGATGCCCTCAATTATTTGACGGATGAGGAGGACGTCCAAAACACCTTCGCCGCCGTTTCCCGCGCTCTTGGCGCCGGCGGGCTGCTTTTGTTTGACGTCCATTCCGTTTATAAAATGGACGTTTTGTTCCGCGATGCCGTGTTTGCGGACCAAGGGGAGGACATCAGCTACATATGGACGTGCCATCTGCTCGATTGGCCGCACAGCGTCGGGCATGAACTGACATTTTTCGTCCGTCGCGGCAATCGGTACGAACGTTTCGACGAATGGCACGAACAGCGCACGTTCGAGCGCGCCGTTTACGAGCAGTGGCTGGCTGATGCCGGCTTTGAGGTGCTTGAAGTGACCGCCGATTTCACCGATGCCCCGCCGACCGAGACGGCGGAGCGGTTGTTTTTTGCTGCGCGGAAGCGGTGA
- the comER gene encoding late competence protein ComER → MNIGVIGTGNMGTILIEALVDSGAVKAEQLIITNRTLAKAFNIQNTYPGITVAADPPETVKQADIVFLCVKPLDIHPLLQQLAPHWTREHCLVSITSPISVGQLEAAVPCQVVRAIPSITNRALSGSILVTFGSRCSAARRQTIDDLLRRIATPVLIDDAITRVASDIASCGPAFFSYLLQRFIDAAAAKTAITKDQATMLAADMIIGLGELLKRDLYTLQTLQEKVCVKGGITGEGIAVLEQKMDGVFEEVLRKTHEKFREDVEKVRQQFSS, encoded by the coding sequence ATGAACATCGGCGTTATCGGCACGGGGAATATGGGAACGATTTTAATCGAAGCGTTGGTAGACTCCGGCGCCGTCAAAGCCGAACAGCTCATCATTACAAACCGCACGCTCGCAAAAGCGTTCAATATACAAAACACCTATCCCGGCATCACGGTTGCCGCCGATCCGCCTGAGACGGTCAAGCAGGCGGACATCGTCTTTTTATGCGTCAAACCGCTTGACATCCACCCACTGCTGCAACAGCTGGCCCCACACTGGACAAGGGAGCATTGCCTTGTGTCAATCACAAGTCCGATCAGCGTCGGACAGCTGGAAGCGGCCGTCCCTTGCCAAGTGGTGCGCGCCATTCCGAGCATCACGAACCGGGCGCTTTCCGGCAGCATCCTCGTCACCTTCGGCTCGCGCTGCTCAGCTGCCCGCCGGCAAACGATCGACGACCTTCTCCGACGCATCGCCACACCGGTCTTGATTGACGACGCCATCACCCGCGTCGCTTCCGACATCGCAAGCTGCGGCCCAGCGTTTTTCAGCTATTTGCTGCAGCGCTTTATCGATGCGGCGGCAGCGAAGACCGCCATCACGAAAGACCAGGCGACCATGCTGGCAGCCGACATGATCATCGGCCTCGGGGAATTGCTGAAACGGGATTTGTATACGCTTCAAACTTTGCAGGAAAAAGTATGCGTCAAAGGCGGCATTACGGGCGAAGGCATTGCCGTTCTCGAGCAAAAAATGGACGGCGTATTTGAGGAAGTGCTAAGGAAAACACATGAGAAGTTTCGAGAAGATGTGGAGAAGGTGAGGCAACAGTTTTCGTCATAA
- a CDS encoding helix-hairpin-helix domain-containing protein, with translation MWETVKTRWKTGLIVLFVAAAGLWVFGRPPAERAPVALPTAVGTDAAETEEHEGKEPKVVVIDVKGAVAKPGVYEMPADARVRDVIARAGGLTNEADAARVNLAAKVHDEMMIYVPAKGEAALAPETAGAAPEAGTESGLQVAVNTATEEELMQIPGIGPTKAKAIIAYRDEHGPFQRVEDLLKVSGIGEKTLEKLKPYLLVP, from the coding sequence ATGTGGGAAACGGTTAAGACACGATGGAAAACAGGACTGATTGTCCTTTTTGTCGCCGCGGCAGGGCTGTGGGTGTTCGGCCGCCCGCCGGCCGAACGGGCACCCGTCGCCTTGCCGACGGCGGTTGGAACGGATGCGGCGGAGACGGAGGAACACGAAGGGAAGGAGCCGAAAGTCGTTGTCATTGATGTCAAAGGAGCGGTCGCCAAACCGGGAGTATACGAGATGCCGGCCGATGCCCGCGTCCGCGATGTCATCGCTAGGGCGGGCGGGCTGACGAACGAGGCGGACGCGGCAAGAGTCAACTTGGCGGCCAAGGTGCACGATGAAATGATGATTTACGTGCCGGCAAAAGGTGAGGCGGCGCTGGCGCCAGAAACGGCCGGGGCGGCGCCGGAAGCCGGGACGGAAAGCGGCCTGCAAGTGGCGGTCAATACGGCGACGGAAGAGGAGCTGATGCAAATTCCCGGCATCGGGCCGACGAAAGCCAAAGCGATCATCGCCTACCGCGATGAGCACGGACCGTTTCAGCGGGTTGAAGATTTGCTTAAGGTCAGCGGCATCGGGGAAAAAACATTGGAAAAATTAAAGCCGTATTTGCTTGTGCCATAA
- a CDS encoding ComE operon protein 2 has product MERMTWDQYFMAQSHLLALRSTCTRLAVGATIVRDKRIIAGGYNGSIAGGAHCIDEGCYVIDGHCVRTIHAEMNAILQCAKFGVPTEGAEMYVTHFPCLHCCKAIIQSGIRAVYYAQDYKNHPYALELFAQAGVRLVQVPLKMDVFAQLSGGGEQ; this is encoded by the coding sequence ATGGAACGAATGACATGGGACCAATATTTTATGGCGCAAAGCCATTTGCTGGCGCTGCGCAGCACGTGCACGAGGCTCGCGGTCGGGGCGACGATCGTGCGCGACAAACGCATTATCGCCGGTGGGTATAACGGCTCGATCGCCGGCGGCGCCCATTGCATTGATGAAGGGTGCTACGTCATTGACGGCCATTGCGTGCGGACGATCCACGCGGAAATGAACGCGATTTTGCAATGCGCCAAGTTTGGCGTCCCGACAGAAGGGGCGGAGATGTATGTCACCCATTTTCCGTGTTTGCATTGCTGCAAGGCGATCATTCAAAGCGGCATTCGCGCCGTGTATTATGCGCAAGATTACAAAAACCATCCGTATGCCCTTGAGCTGTTTGCCCAAGCCGGTGTCCGCCTCGTGCAAGTGCCGTTGAAGATGGACGTGTTTGCCCAGCTTTCCGGCGGAGGGGAACAATGA
- a CDS encoding DNA internalization-related competence protein ComEC/Rec2 yields the protein MKGQAVYIAAAALLAAAAAFLVKPAFFLLSGYLLLLHVHRKRLLIPALAAASFCFIYVLVVDHYNKTALSGGRHTVLLRFPAPPSIDGDRLQAPVNVGRERVQLRYTIRTPAEKAALHAHLMPGTVCRVTGTLERPQPASNPYAFDYRRYLRFHRIHWLFLPEAIDLSACFRARPTVIERLVSLREAGVRRIEAHLPPEAAGIAAALIYGERRQLDDEVLDGYQQLGLIHLLAISGGHVTLLVSAVFAIAIRFVTREAAAVALMAALPVYAVLAGASPSVLRACVTGMIVLAVAWKKGAIHPLDALSWTAIALFVLDPYMMFDIGFQLSFVVTFVLLVHFPALAAVRSMIGRLFQTALAAQLAALPILLYHFYEVSVWSVVLNVVFVPLYSFLILPLAVFVAAVPFPPLVWLFSRFIGLTNTVVRFFSVDHPFSLVPGRPEPWCLAVYAVAVAAAWLFWERGRLLHGLAAVAAAMVLQLASPYVNPKGEVTVLDVGQGDCLYIELPYRKAVYLIDTGGTPELKEERWRRRMRPFSVGRDVVVPFLKAQGVRAIDKLILTHDDADHIGAAPEVLKAVRVKRIVTSPKALPAIQAMARPFSVPVAAASRGERWEEGGITFAVIHPEAGSQDDNNGSLVLFARLGGLDWLFAGDIEKEAERAIIGIYPQLRADVLKVAHHGSRTSTTEPFLQAVKPRAAIISVGRFNRYGHPSPDVLERLKQQGVLIWRTDENGAIRYFYDGKSGTFQAMKP from the coding sequence ATGAAAGGACAAGCCGTTTATATCGCCGCGGCGGCGCTTTTAGCCGCAGCGGCTGCCTTTTTGGTCAAACCCGCCTTTTTCCTCCTTTCCGGCTATCTTCTTCTGCTTCACGTTCACCGGAAGCGTCTGTTGATTCCCGCCTTGGCCGCGGCCTCGTTCTGTTTCATCTATGTTCTCGTCGTCGACCATTATAACAAAACGGCCCTTTCCGGCGGCCGCCATACCGTTTTGCTTCGCTTTCCCGCCCCGCCTTCGATCGACGGCGACCGGCTGCAGGCGCCGGTCAACGTAGGCCGGGAACGGGTGCAGCTTCGCTATACCATTCGGACGCCGGCGGAAAAAGCGGCGCTGCACGCCCACCTTATGCCCGGAACGGTTTGCCGCGTCACGGGGACGCTTGAGCGCCCGCAGCCGGCAAGCAATCCGTACGCGTTTGACTACCGCCGCTATTTGCGTTTCCACCGCATCCACTGGCTGTTTCTCCCCGAGGCGATCGATCTTTCTGCCTGCTTTCGCGCCCGTCCGACCGTGATCGAGCGGCTCGTTTCGCTTCGCGAAGCGGGCGTTCGCCGCATCGAAGCCCATCTTCCGCCGGAAGCGGCCGGCATTGCGGCCGCCCTGATTTATGGCGAGCGCCGTCAGCTTGATGACGAGGTGCTTGATGGTTATCAACAACTTGGTCTCATTCATTTGCTGGCGATTTCCGGCGGTCATGTCACCTTGCTTGTCAGCGCGGTGTTTGCCATAGCGATCCGTTTCGTGACGCGTGAGGCAGCCGCCGTCGCTTTAATGGCCGCGCTGCCCGTTTACGCGGTGCTCGCCGGCGCCTCGCCGTCAGTTTTGCGCGCTTGTGTGACAGGTATGATCGTGCTTGCTGTCGCGTGGAAAAAAGGGGCGATTCACCCGCTCGATGCGTTAAGTTGGACGGCGATTGCGCTTTTCGTCTTAGATCCGTACATGATGTTTGATATTGGCTTTCAATTGTCGTTTGTAGTGACGTTTGTCCTCCTCGTTCATTTTCCGGCGCTCGCCGCTGTTCGTTCCATGATCGGGCGGCTCTTCCAAACAGCGCTTGCCGCCCAGCTCGCCGCCCTGCCGATTTTGCTTTACCACTTTTATGAAGTTTCCGTATGGAGTGTCGTCCTCAATGTCGTGTTTGTCCCTTTGTATTCGTTTCTTATTTTGCCGTTGGCCGTTTTTGTTGCCGCTGTTCCGTTTCCTCCGCTCGTTTGGTTGTTCAGCCGCTTCATCGGGCTCACGAACACCGTTGTCCGTTTTTTCTCTGTCGATCACCCGTTTTCGCTTGTGCCCGGGCGTCCGGAGCCTTGGTGCTTAGCCGTTTATGCCGTTGCGGTCGCGGCCGCATGGCTGTTTTGGGAGCGCGGCCGGCTGCTTCACGGCTTGGCGGCGGTGGCGGCCGCCATGGTGCTTCAGCTTGCGAGTCCATACGTTAATCCAAAAGGGGAAGTGACGGTGTTGGATGTCGGCCAAGGCGACTGCCTTTACATCGAGCTTCCTTATCGAAAAGCCGTCTACCTTATCGACACCGGCGGGACGCCGGAACTAAAGGAGGAACGGTGGCGCCGGCGAATGCGGCCGTTTTCCGTCGGCCGCGATGTCGTCGTGCCGTTTTTAAAAGCGCAAGGGGTAAGGGCAATCGACAAGCTCATTCTTACGCATGATGACGCCGACCATATCGGAGCGGCTCCCGAGGTGCTAAAAGCGGTGCGCGTCAAGCGAATCGTCACAAGCCCAAAAGCGCTGCCGGCCATCCAAGCGATGGCGCGCCCGTTTTCTGTGCCGGTTGCCGCTGCATCGCGGGGGGAACGGTGGGAGGAAGGCGGCATAACGTTTGCTGTGATTCACCCGGAGGCGGGCAGTCAAGACGACAATAACGGCTCGCTCGTCTTGTTCGCCCGGCTTGGCGGTTTAGATTGGCTGTTTGCCGGAGACATTGAGAAGGAGGCGGAACGGGCGATCATCGGCATATATCCGCAGTTGCGCGCCGATGTGCTCAAAGTTGCCCACCATGGCAGCAGAACATCGACAACAGAGCCGTTTTTGCAAGCGGTGAAACCGCGGGCGGCCATCATTTCCGTCGGCCGCTTCAACCGTTACGGCCATCCGTCTCCGGATGTGTTGGAACGGCTGAAACAACAAGGTGTTCTCATTTGGCGGACAGATGAAAACGGGGCCATTCGTTATTTTTATGATGGAAAAAGCGGAACCTTTCAAGCGATGAAACCATAG
- a CDS encoding YqzM family protein has protein sequence MNVFEKEVQSQRNDAVDSAVGFIVSFGFFATMFIIATLIEFFGR, from the coding sequence ATGAACGTATTTGAAAAGGAAGTGCAAAGCCAACGGAATGACGCCGTCGATTCCGCCGTCGGATTTATCGTATCGTTCGGCTTTTTCGCGACGATGTTCATCATCGCGACGCTGATCGAATTTTTCGGCCGGTAA